In Coffea eugenioides isolate CCC68of chromosome 4, Ceug_1.0, whole genome shotgun sequence, the genomic stretch gaaaattgaaaagattaaaagcACAAGCAGAAACAAATTTACGCATATTACTCGGAAAAACGAaaacgaagaagaagaagaagaaggccACTGTTTTGTGTATGTATAAAAAGTCCTTTTTCCAAAGCTAGCCCACAGAAAAAAAGCGAAgaagcagagagagagagatagagagagggagagagaaatttaagaagaagaaaacttcTCCTCTCTTAAACATTCATCAAGTCCTTGAAACTTCTCCTCTCTTAAACATTCAtttcttcttctgcttcttcttcatcatctcataaaataaaaaagtagcAAGAAAACCATTTTACAGCAGCAGGAGTTTCATCTAAACTCGTGTCTGTTTCTTGTCTTAATGTATGTGTTAGTGCGTGGCTCCGTGGGTGTAGAATTGTGTGTGTTCGGAAGTTAGCTGGCTCTACAAGTAATCTTGAAGGTGACTGTTGGGATCACTTGATTATCACGTCTGGAAATCCGGGTTCTAAATTTTGGGTTCCTTTCAGCGGAATCCGAGCTGAATTATGCAATATTCACCGTAAAATTCGGTATGGCAAGAGTATGCTTCGAGTTAGCTTTGTttattgattttctttccttttcttctgtgGTGCATTATGGGTGATTTCAACCTTACCTCTCGTTTTCAGGAGATTTCAAGTTGAATTATGCATAATTCTGTCGAATTTTGATTTCAAGTGCTCGCAGAAGCCTGAAACGTATTTTCTTGGAGCAGCCTGATTGTATTCTCGGTTGAGTTGTGGGTTTCCCCACGTGAATTTTCCACCATTGTTCCGCTGCCGAATTATATATCGGGTGAAGAGTTTGTTCAGgctggtttttgaattttagTGCTGCTACTGTCTGAAGCTGATGGTGGATCTGGGATGAACTTGAAGAATTTGAATCTTGTTTGGAGATTTCACTGGTTTTAAGGTTGGAATTCATCATATACTGCTGTAATTCGATCTGAGTTCTGGAGAAATTTTGCAGAAGAGCTGATTTTTGTCAGGTGTTAATGGAGCTGCGCCAACCCAGGCCTTTTGGGACTGAAGGTAACCATGAATTCTGGTCAGCAAATGCATATGTGAATTCTGGAAGTTTTCTGTGTTTACAACTCACGGGAAGAATCAAAGCAGTATTCTGAATTCTAAAATGTTAGGTTTGAGGTTGTGAACCATGATTTAATGTGgttttttcttgtaaaaatgACACAGGAAGGAAAACCACCCATGACTTTCTTTCACTGTACTCGCCAGTCCAACAAGATCCCAGACCCCCACAAGGTAAATTCTCTTTCATGCAATGCAAACATGGTGCTTTTTTACCTCCAGAAGGAAGAggttttactttttcttttcttctaatctttttattttccttttcctttttaagCCTTCAAATTTCCATTTTGCCGTCATAATGGCTTGAAGAGAGACACAAATTCTTCTTtcccatttcttcttctttgagaaAAATTTAAAAGCTTAGAGAaagtccaattttttttttcccttgatcCCCCCCCACCCACCTCCCTTTCCCCCCGGAAAAAAGCCCAATTTTTGTAAAATGAGAGTAGTTGGAGCACGTTTAGACATGATTTGAGTCATTAGCAATCTGGAATATgatttcaattatttttttttaacttaacaGTTGTTCATGACCTAATATTTTGATTCCCATGTTTCATGTGGAAGATCAAATTGATActtcaaaataaattcaaaagtACATGTACcacctttttaattttttatcttttcctcaagggtaaAAATCATTCCTTGGAACCATGAAAATTTTATTCTACTATTAACCTAGTACCAAAAAATGGGTTCTCCAAATTTAATTAAAAAGGGTAGAATTTTACagacttttttttaatttttattgttgcttttttttttaattgtgaGTGTGGTAGGCCCAGGTAGGGGAAATATCCAGGCGAAGCAAagcaggagagagagagagagagagagagagaggagtaGGCTGAGGCTTGGCAATATAGCACCCACGAGTGGTGTAGTAAAAGTACCCGTGACCCCATGTTGATTGTTTGAATATATGTGGGATCTGGGCCATATGTTAGAGCCTGATAGGGTGGGTCATCACCTGGGATAGGCTGACAATTGCCGGATCCGAAAAGGGAGGGGTTGGGACTTTGCTGTTAAAACCCCCTCTCAGATTGGGTAATTTTGGTTTGGGACACCTGATTTTGGCCTGACTTTTCTTGGGTAGGACCCATTTTGCAAAGGTTGAGGAGGAggagagaggagaggagaggagagagTAGCAGCTGGAGTTTCATTTCAGGACATGcgacatcatcatcatcattgattgattcaaaaaaaaaaaactcctcaTCACTGCTTCCCGTGTAGGTGCTTACATAATTTTACATTGATTTCAGTAATTCTTTTGTCATGCAAGCAACGATCCATTCAATTATAGGGTGAGTACAGTGAAAATTGTGCTGTGAATGATCTTAAATGGTTGCAGAAGATTCATTGTTCCTGTTCCCTGTTTCGGCTACACTTCCAACGTGGGATTTATAGGAATCAAGAAAACATCTGAGTGATTGTTCTTGGTCCTTGTTCCTAGCCTACCCTTTTTACCCTGTTCGCTCTTGTacctttttcttgtattttcctTGGAAATTTTCATTTGTATTGAGTCTGCACTTGATATCATATGGTAAATTATCgatgaaataattttttattttgctagAGTAGCACTTATCTTTTTTTTAGCCAAAAACAAAGGGAAGAAGAAGACgaagaagaaaaatagaaggGAAGGAATGGAAAAATGGGGTGCAATTGTTTCCCAGTAATTTGTTGCGAAAGTTAATGTTTGGAAAATGCAGTAGGAATGGCATAAAAGACCATTAATTGCACTCTTACGAGAATAAGTTAATGAGTCCAGCATTCATACTGTGTCTTTGTTGGAACGAACTTGTTGATGCTGCTGCTCTGTCAAAGTTCCTATGTCGAATTATTAAGGGACTTCGCATTCTGATATTGTCAATAATTTGTGATGGGTTTTCTGAGCCTTTTTCCTATCGTTTCTTTTCAACCTCCAAATGCAGGTGGCTTCCTTAAAACGCAGGACTTCTTGCAACCACTGGAGCAAGGATGTAAGAATGATGCCAAGGAGGAAGACAAAGTAGAAATAAATGATTTGGAAAAGCCTCCACCAGCAGCTTCTCCATCTAACATAGAGCATCTTCTTCCTGGTGGTATTGGGACCTACAGCATTACTTATTTCAATCAGAGGTTCCTAAAACCGGAGGGGAATGTATACATGATGGCACAAGCAAGTAGTACCAACATAAATGACGAAAACTCAAACTGCAGTTCTTACGCAGGTGGTGGTTTCACTTTGTGGGATGAATCTGCAGTGAAAAAGGGAAAGACAGGGAAGGAGAATAATGCTGGAGATAGAGCTGTTCTTAAAGGTAACTTCTTTGAGACTTGATACTTCCGGATTATTCCCTATCAATAGAGTTGCTCTCATTGAGTACTCACACATTTAAAATCATATAAAGATGCACTTCCTGTAGTCGGGGCAGTGCTGCCATCTATATAAATGCTTGCTCAAATTGAATAACCAGCAGGTTTACTGCTATCAATATTAAAAATGCAAGTTCTGATTCTTCTGCTCTTCATGTTTTTTCAGTTGATTGACAGCAATCAATTTAATACTTCCACACTAAAATCCTTCAACACTTTGAATTTCATGTATCTGACAGAAGCAGAAGCAAATGTTGGGGCAGGGCAGTGGAGAGCATCAGCAGAACGGCCCTCACAGTCCTCGTCCAACCATAAGCTTAATGCTGCAACATTCAGCTCTCTCTCAACCTCTAAGTCAGTGACATTTCTCTCCATTCATCTTCAGACCTCAGTTTTCTGTGCACCAAATATTGTGTAGCTGCTTATAACTCTTTACTAATTTTTCCAGGCCATCTTTGGCCCAGAGGAACCAGAGTTTTGTAAATATGATAACATCGGCTAAGAGTTTTCAAgaagaggatgatgatgatgatgacgagGAAGAGTTTGTCATCAAGAAAGAGCCATCGTCACATCCCAAAGGTACCCTTCTTCAACCTTGTGTATCCATTAACAGCTTGGTTCTTATCCTTTTTTTGTACCTAGGAACGCAAATAACATCCATCTTGACAGGCAATTTGTCAGTTAAAGTTGATGGAAAAAGCACCGATCAGAAACCTAGTACTCCACGTTCAAAACACTCAGCTACAGAGCAACGTAGAAGGAGCAAGATTAATGACAGGCATGTGTACCTTCCCTTAGTGGAAGTCAAGTCTCTTACTGATCATATAAATCTCTAATTTCTCTGATATGCTTGTTGTCTTCTAACAATGACAGTACTGCTGAAGTCTTGCTTTTTTCTTCTCATGCAAAATTCCACTTCCCACCTTGAACTCGTGCAGTTCCTTATGTTGCCACTGTATATTATTAAGTACCATTTTTAACTTGCAAAAATAgatggaagttggttctgtttTAAAGCTTGGAGCTGCAAATGTGCTTGTCCAAGTTTTGAATGCTATACTTTGTCATTATGCATGAAAACAATGTCTATATATTGAACTAACGGGAGTAAAGAAATGGAATCAGTCAGTCAACTGTTAGTTTTGGGACTGTTCCTAATCTTGCTGTTTCATAAGCAAAcgaaaattggaaactttactGAAGTTTTCTCAATAATGTTTGATTTgcaataatagagaagctttactCAGGGTTTTAATGTATACTCGAgtcaaaataatttcatttttgaagAGTAAACTTTAAATCTTTAGTCTTGAACTTTGTCATGCAGATTTCAGAAGTTAAGAGAGATCATCCCTCATAGCGACCAAAAAAGAGATAAGGCGTCATTTTTGTTAGAGGTATATATGTatgttttgaaatattttatctaCTTTTATCTCATAATTAATCATAGAAATGACAAGTTATCAATGTCTATGCAGGTTATTGAGTATATTCAATTTCTACAAGACAAAGTGCAGAAATATGAAGGGCCATACCCAGGATGGAACCAGGAACTATCTAAGCCAATGCCATGGGTAAACTACAATCTCTTATTTGTTTCTGTATGCATCATTGCAGTATTCACATGACTTTCTAAATGTTTCTTTGAGATATTGAACCTAAGCTTTGGATACTTCTTGTCAGTAGTTATTGCTGCTTATGAATAAAAGACAGGTCTCAAAGAAATAAGTTGAATTAAAAATTGATGCTGGATTGAAAATCACTGGCTTAACTGAAGCATGCTAGATACGTTAATGGAAATCTAGTTGAGGTCTTAATTCTGACCCAAGTATGTAGGTCGGGCATACTTCATGGAAAGATTGGAAATTGCAGATATTCTACATTTGAGAATGCTTTAGTACTTCATTTGGTGATTCTTTCTGCTTCTATTGAACAGAGAAATCTCAGAGGTCCTGAAGACTTTATCAATTCTACTCAAGTCACGAATATTGGGTCAAATCCACTAATTCATGCAGCAAAACTTAATGAGAGCAAAGTTACTAGCTCTTCTGCACTAGCTATCAATGGGCAGCACCTAGAATCAGATGTAAGCAGTGCAGCAGCTTTTGGAGAAAAGGATCATCAGCCTGATATAACAGATAAAGCAGCATCAGTTCCTATGGCGCTG encodes the following:
- the LOC113768814 gene encoding transcription factor BIM1 isoform X1, producing the protein MELRQPRPFGTEGRKTTHDFLSLYSPVQQDPRPPQGGFLKTQDFLQPLEQGCKNDAKEEDKVEINDLEKPPPAASPSNIEHLLPGGIGTYSITYFNQRFLKPEGNVYMMAQASSTNINDENSNCSSYAGGGFTLWDESAVKKGKTGKENNAGDRAVLKEAEANVGAGQWRASAERPSQSSSNHKLNAATFSSLSTSKPSLAQRNQSFVNMITSAKSFQEEDDDDDDEEEFVIKKEPSSHPKGTQITSILTGNLSVKVDGKSTDQKPSTPRSKHSATEQRRRSKINDRFQKLREIIPHSDQKRDKASFLLEVIEYIQFLQDKVQKYEGPYPGWNQELSKPMPWRNLRGPEDFINSTQVTNIGSNPLIHAAKLNESKVTSSSALAINGQHLESDVSSAAAFGEKDHQPDITDKAASVPMALRHGIFPFGGTSTASVPLSSTPASDIDKTASHPQHQFWPRGSCTADSNITDKLKDQELTIESGTISISSIYSQGLLSTLTQALQSSGIDLSQANISVQIDLGKRANGRVNSSASVIKDVDVPSCNQAMPRSIVTRAGEDSPGQALKRLKTSRS
- the LOC113768814 gene encoding transcription factor BIM1 isoform X2 encodes the protein MELRQPRPFGTEGRKTTHDFLSLYSPVQQDPRPPQGGFLKTQDFLQPLEQGCKNDAKEEDKVEINDLEKPPPAASPSNIEHLLPGGIGTYSITYFNQRFLKPEGNVYMMAQASSTNINDENSNCSSYAGGGFTLWDESAVKKGKTGKENNAGDRAVLKEAEANVGAGQWRASAERPSQSSSNHKLNAATFSSLSTSKPSLAQRNQSFVNMITSAKSFQEEDDDDDDEEEFVIKKEPSSHPKGNLSVKVDGKSTDQKPSTPRSKHSATEQRRRSKINDRFQKLREIIPHSDQKRDKASFLLEVIEYIQFLQDKVQKYEGPYPGWNQELSKPMPWRNLRGPEDFINSTQVTNIGSNPLIHAAKLNESKVTSSSALAINGQHLESDVSSAAAFGEKDHQPDITDKAASVPMALRHGIFPFGGTSTASVPLSSTPASDIDKTASHPQHQFWPRGSCTADSNITDKLKDQELTIESGTISISSIYSQGLLSTLTQALQSSGIDLSQANISVQIDLGKRANGRVNSSASVIKDVDVPSCNQAMPRSIVTRAGEDSPGQALKRLKTSRS